tcgtttgtacaggGCTTCAAAAACTGCCCGAAATTCATGCCTTTAGACTAGAATAGCCCCCTAAGTCTTGACTGATTCTTCACTCAACTTGATATTAACTCTCCACCAATTCTTTACTCAACTAAACTTTGCTCTTTGCGGCTACGCTTATTTATGCTAAAACCATCATGGTATAATTGTCACGTGACGGCTTATTCCATAGTAACGCGGAGTTTGGCACGTAATTATTTCTGCAGGTGCTGCAATCTTCGTTTCTGCTGGCGTCCTTCCGAAAATATTAGGGTTTCTTCTCTCCGCTGATGTAATTTTCGTAGACGTGTTATTAAAGTTTTCCTTTTTCAGAAGTCCTTGCTGCTGCATTCCTCTTCCAGTGTTAGTTTCTGCTGATGATAAGTTGTACTCTTCTTGGCGCGTAATTACCGTTGCTGATGCCGATACTTGATCCCTTGGAGCGTTGCAGTTGCTTGGGTATTGTGATGGGCAGAACCCGCGCAAGGCGGTGCATTGTCCttcgatttcgatatttttaggTCAGGTAttaattttgttcaattttTCATACCTCCCATTTTTGTATAGTGGAATTTTTCCTTAATTTAATCaggttttaatttctttattcccTGGCCATCTCACATTCTTTGTTTTATGAGAtctgtctttcttcttttctgggTCTGTTGTTTGCTTCATCAGGGTTTGCATTCCATTGTTTCTCCGAAGTGGATTGCGGTCAATTTTACTCGGATTATTGTTTTCTTCTATTGGTTTTCCTATTATAGATAAGAAAGTATCTTTAAACATGTTGTATTCGCTTACCGCATCTTGTcatatttctatcttttctttaaGATTCTTTTCCTCCTGGATTTAGGGAAGGAGGAATTTGTTCCGAAGATTAGCGATAATTAGTATTGACTACTTGTTTCTGGCTCTAGATTCTTGTTATATGCTAGCGTAGAACTGCTTCCAGCGCTTGGCCGCAAGGTGCAGCCCCAATCCGGGAACAACCAGAACAATGAGCGTAAGCGAGTGTCATTTCCTCCCTCTCTcgtaacacgttgactgccacgcgcgttttcaaagaaatctccatCAGGTCACGCGTGCAGCAGTGCCAAGCGTTCTTTGCTAGGtactcccatcgatattttagtaatgcgagtcgctcatgtggtggtctcaagaatgatctttcgtttcgtttgtttacATTAACACCACTAGCtgcaacattaaaaccactagctgttgttgaatataatgaaggaaagtgtggtatagattattccgaccaaacAGCTTTTAATGCCACCACAAttaaaaaaggaatcaaatggtacagaaaacttggcattcaactacttctgggaatttctgttgtaaacgctttgacggtttacaaaattgcaacaaggaagaatataaatattagaatatttagacaattattatttgcaaaattattaggtttgtccgaaaatacaaaaaatccttgtcttcgacggagtcagcATTAATATCGCCGTTTGGAAAAATAATTctggaagaagcattagacgcgcatgcaaactatgttatgcaaataaaagacgtcgaatggaccgaacaaaggcacaaaagaatttgaagaaaacaacaacttattgtccaaattgtcctgAGCAACCTCaattatgtatagaatgctttaaagttttacattattattaaataattttttaataaataattttcgtattacttttataacaattcaacagttttattattatggaatatcttttcaaatacctgtgacgatccttcgcaagtagtcaaataagcgacacccgaatatgggttacgCGGTCTGATTagaaactttgctgacacccgaatacgggtgtcgtggcagtcaacatCGACCAACGAGCCGCGGCAGTGTGCATACGGTGCATGCCCGATTAGACAAGGGATTTCTATGCAGCGCTTTGTCCCTATTGTCATATCGTATCCACTTAAACGGTAACATATAATTTACGTATTCTATCTTTATATCTCTATGGTTGCTAATCTTGCGAGTGATAGTGATGGCATTGTTCGCGCAAGAGAGAATTGGATATCATTTTAAGCAAGCAATTGTCCATAAATTTGTGAAACAAATATGATAaactaaatcaaattttcataaatatggcAGAATTATGTTatgaaattaatcttttttcaCCAAATTGTATATTACATTTGGTAAATCTATTTTATGGTAGATCTTGAAAAGTTTTCATAAACTTTTAGGTTAAATTAATAAAggagaaaaatttgttttctatcAAAATATATCGAATTACTACAGAAGACAAGTTTTCATAAACATTTAGGTTAAATTAATAAAGGACAAAATAAAATGCACACAAaaatctatcaaaatatattgaattactacAAAAGACAAGTACATACGAATGTGTCTCGAGTTTTGTTTAACCAATATTACGACGCGACTCACAAAAGACGAATGCGTTCTTCGCGTTTATATTGGAGCGGATTTGGTATTTTAGTCATTGGTTTTACTTATGCTTCCGTGcctttatatagaatattttgtcAGGTAATTATCGTTGTTTTTAAAATATGCTATCCATATTTTAATACGCTAtccatattttaatatgtacctTATGTTTGACATTATGATGTTTGAGAATAAATTTCCTTAATAGTCATATAATTATGGTGGGACTGTATCAACCAATCATGATAACAGCAAAGTGCATTCAATGAAACCTATTAAGGATAgagtgataaaaataaaatttaatgctgATACAGCAGCGATGATGCAATGGAATTTCAAACcacaacaaaattttataaaagttgTTCCTGGAGAAACTGCCTTAGCATTTTACACAGCAAAAAATCCATTAAATGTACCAGTCACTGGTATATCTACTTATAATGTAGTACCATATGAAGCTGcacaatatttcaataaaattcagtGTTTTTGTTTCGAGGAACAACAGCTTAATCCACATGAAGAAGTaggtttaataaaataattacgttaTTATAGAGATAGaaagttatttaattatgtTATCTAATGTGTATTGTTAAAGGTTGACATGCCAGTATTTTTTTACATTGATCCAGAGTTTGTTGATGATccaaaaatggaaaatgttgaAGAAATTGTACTTTCCTATACATTCTTTGAAGCCAAAGAAGGAATTACATTTCCTATACcgagtttcatgaaaaaatagtaaaaattgtaacaaaagGATGTTAGTGTTTTGACAAATATATGTTCTGTACCTAATATGTTGTTAATTACATTACATTGTTTAAATTTTTGGGGAAgacaatgtaataatatataataataactatgTATTTATTGGTAAGCattaacatttaaaaagaatattaattggATAAGCACGTCTAAGACCAGAGACTTTTTCTCGATCAATATGTATTGCGTCAATCTTTAGTATAAGATCGTGCTCCAGCATTGTtcgtgtttttaataatttctgatGTTGATTCTCTAGTTCTTTCAATGTTCTGTGCATTCTTTCTATTTGATGATTTATTTCTCCAATTTCCTTCTGAAGGCTGTCAAagcaaaatacattaaaaagatattaaaagttttcttttcttat
This genomic window from Bombus terrestris chromosome 9, iyBomTerr1.2, whole genome shotgun sequence contains:
- the LOC100651251 gene encoding cytochrome c oxidase assembly protein COX11, mitochondrial, which encodes MHTKIYQNILNYYKRQVHTNVSRVLFNQYYDATHKRRMRSSRLYWSGFGILVIGFTYASVPLYRIFCQSYNYGGTVSTNHDNSKVHSMKPIKDRVIKIKFNADTAAMMQWNFKPQQNFIKVVPGETALAFYTAKNPLNVPVTGISTYNVVPYEAAQYFNKIQCFCFEEQQLNPHEEVDMPVFFYIDPEFVDDPKMENVEEIVLSYTFFEAKEGITFPIPSFMKK